TCTTATCttaatcttatttttttattgtgaattcttttttctttatcttcaaAATCTACTTTGGTTTCTTTTTTAACATTTGGTTTCTAGACAAATGCTGGATTTTACATATTATCATCTCTATCtctatacatttataaattcttCATCTAGTTTTTATTATAGACTCTTTGGAAAAGGTCCTAAAAAGTACTCTCTTTCTCCAGAAATATGCtatccaaaaaattaaaaaaaaaacaatttataATCTAAAGACCTAGCAAGTACATGAAATAATGGCGAAAAAGGAATGGGTTAGTGGTATAGGAGAATAGGGCTTTAGATTTGAGACCTCCTACTTATGCTAAAAAAAAGTAtgtgaaataataaaaattaaaaataaaactacATTTTAAACCATTATGATTGAAGCAACTTATCCAATTATTAGGTTAAAAATGGCTATAAATTTAGTAAATGAAACGACTAATAtacaattttttgattttttatggGAAGTAACATATGCAATTTccattcaaaataaaaatataaaaatatagtCAACCAATGGTCTAAATGTGGTTGCATAAGAAATAGATTGAACCCTTTACCACTTTTATCTAAAAAGGTTATTTGTGATAGAgtacaataaattaaaaaaaaaagagttcttcgctaaaagaaaaaattaattcttATTCTTACGTCAAGTGAAATACCAATACAAGATTATATAGTATTTTTTCTTAAGAATTTGTGGCAATCTTCAAGTTTATATATGTaattaattttgataaaattagCGGATGGGAAAGGTGTGAGAAGGGGTGGAAGAGTAAAAAAAAAGTTGtgataaatttaatttttatacatTACAGTGAATTGATGGCACatgttgttttctttttatgaaaattaaacTGTAAAAGTACTTTTATCAAATTTCTATATACTGTGCATACTTCTATTTGTCATACTTTATATCTTGATTTAAAAGTTTACTTACCTCTATTCATCAATGTTCTACTACTTAAGTTGCATATATTTAAAGCATTACATTCTTGGTTTACAAATATGAGGCTAGGTTGAAAATTGTAAAATGATGTACTATTTAACATTTTTAGGCCAAATAAACAAAcaagttttttgaaatttaaaaattaaaattatattGAATAGGGCCttgataattattttttattcttcttgAAAGAATTTGATATTATATGAATTTTATGCCAAATATATTTGATATTATGATTGAGAAATGAATTTAACATTTTGGCAAatactttttgattttttttttgaatgttgGACATGATGGTTGAGAAATGAATTGTCAATTAGCAAATATAATTTGGTTATAGCTCTATTACAATTTAAAATCATATGTTTAATGTGTTAtaccactttttttttaatgcatgTTTGTACTAGGTAGACGGTAGCTAAAATTTTTTCTTAGTAAGGAAGGGATGGGATTAATAAAGCTAGAAAGGGGAAGGAACAGCTAAAAGTTGTTTGACATTTCATAGATTAAATTATATTgtattaaatttattttttcataaCATTCTTTATGATCGTGTTTAGCACGGATTTTTAGACCTTAATGGATAATTTCGGAGGTATTTGAATTCTTAATCTATAAATTGTTCTAACTTTTAAATAATTGGTGAATTATAAACTCAAACACCTCCTAAGTAATGAAAACAATCTagagaaatttaaaaatattttaaatattttatcaaATCCCTCAATGTATTATAGAATTTGAACCTGTCAAATGAATTTTAGGgtagggataatatcagaaacctcccttgaggtttttccTGATATCACTTCGCACCCCTAAAGTTTTTACCTTCTCTAATAATTGTAAAAAGTCTATATTAACCCTCACTTGATATATAAttcacatatcaaataaatagaatccaaaaaatttttaaaaataaaagtcaatttcttctcttttccttttcttcaacattctctcttactcattttttggatgattattcgataaaaatttgtaaattgtaagaaattgaattttgtttatcttttactttttattattatgATAGAGTAGGGTctaatttatttgcttattttgggttgatttttataatgatcAATATAATTTAAAGGTTTGGGCAAGGATTGAGaataagttgaaaaaaaaaatataaagttcaTAAGAAATCGGCTTTGAGCATGCACAGTTAAATTAGTCAAGTATATTTCTTTGCAAATATCATTTTTATATTTCAAATGTATATTTTTATGGGCTATAGCATTATGATGTGGTAGTATTATTagatattatttttttagatgatagttttcttgaaataaacAAAGCCATAGATGATAGTTTTCTTGAAATGAACAAAGCGATTGAGGAGTATTTTTATTTAGTAAGTAGAAGGGTAGTTtaggatttttaaaaattttgttacacaaataacaaaaataagggaagtaagtgatatttttataACTTTAACGGCGCTaggtgatattaagagaaaccttAGGGGAAGTTTCTAATATTATCCCTTTGAGGTATCATATGCATGATGGAATATACTCGTCATGATacacctttttctttttcattagaCTGTTTCTGCAGCATAAAGGATCACAGTCAATGGTGAAAGGTACTTAATTCACTTATAGTGCGTCATATCACAATCAATGGTGGAATAGTTTGCCCGAAACCTAATTAAGAATCTTTTGACGAATATCCTAAAGGGCTGTATTAATTCTATGCAACAGATTCAGCAATACTACATGTATACCGCTCGTTGATAGTTCCAATTCCACCATCAACCTACAAGATTGCCTCTTTGATCAAAGACAgaattataagaaaaaaaaaaatcccacgAACGATAGCCTTGTATGGCCTCAATGGGATCAATGATAGACTCTGATCATTTCAAGAATAGAAGTTGTTGGTACTCAGACCACGATCTTCGTCAAATATAAGGATGGGAATGAAGATCAAGGACCAATAAATTTCAGTGCATGGGACGAGAAAGACAGATTGAGATGTGGCTCAAATCTGAAGAGTGGAAATGTTACttctcaaataaaaaaaaaaaaaaggtgcatgGATGTTGACTTCTCAAATATTAATTTCCTGGCATGGCAACGTTGAATATTTTGCACATATGCCGGACAACAAATAAATGGAGTAAAAGATGTGGGGACTCTTATTGCCTGCAGAAATTGTTGTTAATAATGGAGTTATTTATAGTGTTGGGTAGAACAGCTAATTTTCCTTTCCCATAGTAATTATTAAGTCTCTGTGTTCATTGTATCGGACATGTCTGAGGTCTGTTATCTGGCTTTGAGAATATGGACTTGCGGTAGCGTTCTGCTTCATTGACTGAAGTGCTGCAAGGGAGTATCTGCTTCCAATATGATGACCTTCTTGTACCCTGCTTCTCACTCTGATTCCACGCCAATGCAATGTGCCCAGAGTTCCGCTGCTGTGTTGCTGGCTATCCAAATGTTGGCTGAGAATCTTCCGAGACAATTCTCCATTTCATCTCTCAAAGAGTACCCCCCGCTCCTGGTCTTCTTTCCCATTCATGGCCATTGTATTTGCACCAAAATTAGGTCAAAGCCAAAAAATGGTCCAAATTAGTACGCAAAACTGGAGATCCACACCAATTATGTAGAAAGTTAATTTCTGGCATGTAGATTACATTTCATATCACTGTTTCAACAAATTTCTAAATGATATGCGCGAAAGAACCAAAAATTCCTTTTGCTCATATGGCTGGCCCTGAAAGttgaaggcaaaaaaaaaaaaaagtgtcaaAAAGTACATTCTTGAAAGTTTCAGTTAAATCaattcattctttctttccccTTGCTACATCAACAAGATACTGATCCAGATGGTTGCCAAATGTTTTTGTGGAGAATGATTGAGCAATGTGAAGTCGAGCTTCTCTACCCATTCCCTCTGCCATCTCGGGTTTCTGAATGAGTTTTGCCATAGCCAAAGAGAAATCTCGTGGACTGGGGTCACAAAGGAAGCCTGTCACACCATTCTTGATTGTCTCAACAGGACCACCACTGTTGCAAGCAATAACAGGTTTACAGGATGCCATTGCTTCCAGAGGAACAATGCCAAAATGCTCATCCTGCATCATTATGTTATCTCTGGTCAAGAAGTTTTATGCAAATCCAGCCCCTTTTACAAGAGCCTAGATGTTGCCTTACCTTTGGTGTATAAAGAACGCACAAACACTCAGACAAAAGTGCATTTCTTTCTGATGTGGAACAAGATGTGATGAAGTCGACTCGATCAGAGATACCTTCCCTTTGAGCTAAGTCTTTAAGTTCCTCCAAATAATCAACATTCTCTCTAAGGCGTTTATCATATCCACCTGCAGAAAGACGTTGCATAGAATCCATATGAATGGGTTGTGCACGCAGAAAATTCAGTATTTTGTCACTTTTATAAATCTTAGACATGCTTGCGCACAATATATTTCACAGGGTTGATGCCAGCAGCTTGCCATGGTCTTTCATAGTGAAACCTTTCCAGACCTCCCATTAATTTGCATCTTGGACATTAaattgtattatttcttataGAAAACTTTAAAGTTTGTCCTTTGAATGCACACCATGTACCATAATTGCCTATCGAAATAACAACCAATTTAATAACAAGCTCTCAAAATATACCACAGCTTTTTAGGGAACCTGCCACGCAAATTTTTCTAGCTTCCTTGTGTGTGAGGGTGGATCACAGGGAAATAAAATTGTCTACTTCAGCAAATAGACAGTGAGATCTAATAGGTTAATCTGCCAATAATCATGACACAATATGCTTCCACAAAAGTCGAAGCATGATAACTTTGCCAGCTGTCAAGAGTCAATAATTGGTTTTGCATGACCCATACATAAAAAGGAGCTACTATGATGCAAAACAATTCCTGACTGCCTCTCATTTACCATCCCTTTGTTTTACACTTTTAAATGTTAAGGGATATTGACCTTCATCTTTTGCCTTTAGAATCTTCTGGAGGGCTTGATTTCATTACAAATAATGCCACCAACTACATATTCTTGGCCAAACGTTTATACATTAGCTTGGCTGAGACAGAGAGGTCATAATAGCTTATCTTCTAtaacatcaaccaaacatatGACATCAATACAAAATAAAATGCAAGTATATGACCAATCAATGCCGTATTGCAATTATTGGTTCATCATTGCCACAAACGCAAAATTGCTTCATGAACCCAAGTATAAAACATTACCTATCTGAATAGCCGAAAAAGCTACAAAAAGCACCACATTTAAGTTTAGAccaataaagaagaaaagatgACTTGCCTGCAATAGTCAATGAAGCACCATCCAGAATGGCACCTTGTAGTTCATCACATGCAAGGTTCTGAAGCATTGCAAAGGCAGATATTGCTAATTCTATGTTCTTCTTCCTTTCAAACCGATTGATCGAGAGAAAATTCAACCTAGAGAAACGAAAACCTTAGGTTCCCAAATCCCAGAGATATTTTAATAAGGAAAGCAGAAATGCAAATACAACTATGAGAGAGTAAACGTAGAAATTATAATATGGCATTCATGTTGTAGAACCTAGAAATAAAAGATACCAAGAGAGGAAGCATTGTTGTTACTTAATAGCATTAGGCTCCTTAAACTGATCCAAATTGACTGCAGGGTAAAGTACAGCTGGTCTAATTCCGAATGCATTAAGCCTCTTGAATGTCCTTGCAAATGTAGATGCAGTAAATTTGCTGTTAACAAGAATTAGGTCTGCGATACCTACAGTTCCACAAGGTAATCAGTGGAGACTCAATATACTTCCACATTGGGGTAAAGAAAACGAAGCACAGACTATCAATGCAAAAGAGGTGACATAAATATAAATGGTATGGatagagagagcaagagagacaGGGAGGAGGGATTACCAGTTGTTTTTTCTTCTATAAGGTCAATAGGTATCCGATATATCCTCCTAAGAAGAGTAGTGTGTTGGGCTAGCAAGAGATCAGGAAAATGGCAGTAAAATACAACCTAGAAGGGAAAAAACGAAAaggaaatataaaaaaaaaaaccaactaACTTTATTTCCTTCTGAGATATCCCAAAATAATATCActgaaaacaaaattttaccTTTGTTGATTTCTTCAACTTCAACAGTGGAATGACAACAGATACCTGATCTACAAGTATAACATCGAACGATCGCCAGAACAGCATCATACAAACAGCAACAAAAATGCAACGGATATATGCACATACTGCATGAAGACGATAGAAAATATGCCGGGGGAGAAAAGAACCATATACAGTAACTGAGAAGATCCCTGGAAAGTAATTACTGCACTCTTAGCCTTTATATTTATCAAAAATATTCATAAAGTCTATGCCCAGGACCAAGGAAATATCAGCAATACAAATATTAGAACAATTCCCCATTTTACCAGACAAAGTCTCCTCAAAACAGCGTGTTTTATCATGATGTGACGTAAAAACATGAACTTTATGCCCATGAGATGCAAGCTCCACAGCTGCATCAACAATTAATCTTTCAGCTCCTCCTAAAAACCAAGAAAATGGTTATTATAAAAAGTTCAAGGGAAAAAATATATTAAGGAAGGCAGAATTAGAAGGCAAAATTGCAGTCCAGCACCATAAACACGTACAAAAAACCAGACTAGAAATTTTATGTATCTTTTCAAGTCTTTGAAGATGTAAATGAATCCATATGTGCACATTCCAGGAGCACTATCTCTGCCTAATTATGACCCACTGGAGAAAGTTTCACCATGGATTAAGTGCAAAACATTCAAAATAAGAAGTACATCAACCCTTTGTTTGTGAACCCATTCTATACAGATGCTACAGATTTATTCTCTCACTAAAACCCCCGGTATTTCTCTAAAGTATATCTCACGTAAAGTGTCAACTGttcaaattaaatgaaataGTGGACTTTTTTCTTGGTTTATCAACAGATGCATCCATTCAGACTTACATGTCATCCAATTTCAGGAGCTAAGACATTCATGAATTCTTACCTAGATGCCACTGCTAAACAAAGAAAATTACCATCCTAGGTCTGCAGACAAGCTAGAGAtggaaaaaaaatcataataCAACATGTTAAAACCAAtgacaaaagcaaaaaaagaggTCATTGTACAATTGCCGATTTTGACAACCAATAAGCGCTAAACAAACCACTTGATCATAAGTTAGATGAGAATTACATACATAAGCAGAAAGTCATTTCAATATAGTTACCAATTCCAAGATCAGGGTGGATGATAGCCACATTCAACTTTGAGCTCCCTGATTTCTCCATCTCTATTTATCCAGACTACACAAATGAAACCAAAGAACGGGTCATAAAAAAATGGATGCATTCATCAGGACAAGCAATACAATCCAAGCTAAGCCCTATCTCGCAGCATTTTGGTGTCCTTAAAATTCCATTTCTTGCTGCTATCAAAAGAATACCCTTCCCATTCCCAAAAGAGCATGTCATAAAGTAACTTCTTTAGAAGATTAAATAAATCGGATATAGCATCGCTAATTTCCTCATCTCACCAAAGCAAGACATCACAGCCATCAATACAATTATAGATGGGTATTAGAAGGGGTTAAGATGCTTTCTACGCATGTTCATGACACCTAAAGATTGAATTTTGTCCAGTCTGTTTCGTTCCTAGACAATCTAACAGCAGCTGTGAAATGAAATGTGGATGGAAAACAAGTCAATTCTAAGCTTTTCTACACTCAAAAATACCCCACATTATACGTGAATATTCTCCCAAATGACCGAATGAAAGTAAATTCACAAAAAGGGCTCAGAAGAATTAAGATTCTTTTAATGGGTTAGGTCTCTGAAGCCTATAACAGCAAACAAACAATCCCCCGCACTTTTAATTCGGGAAAGATTGAGAACATGTATATACATCGAGCTTTCAGACCACCATAAagcaacaaaaatgaaaaaagaaaagcagaaCAATAAGCATCAAGGATAGCTAAAAATCTaccaaattggaaaaaaaataacaagaaaaatttacacacttaaGCATCATAAGATGATAAAAATCCGACCTGACAATCAGACAGAAGTCCGGACAAGGAAAAGtcgaaccaaaagaaaaaagttagTGCAAAATGCAAGTACCTGAATTGAATCTGTTTTGCGGGTTCAAACTGCTATTTGGAGTCAGTCACCACACACATGTATATGCATACATGCTGGTAAGACGAGAAGACGACGAAGAACAAAGCAACAGAGCAAGAGGAGGAAGATAGAGATGGCACCCACCTAATTTTGGAGTgaaaatttgttttcctttttcttcctttttttttcttcttttctttttctgtttttgggaGAAAAGGCTACACTTAGAAAATTGGAGGAATCTGGAGGCGTGATCTAGAACCATGATAGCTGAGCAACAAGCCTGAACGTGGAACAGAGGCGTGGTCTTCTAACCATCCACGAGAGGGGTGAGATAGTCATTTTGATCTAACTTCAATAGGCTTGGGCTAAGGGATTGAAGAGCCTTACAAGCCCATTTTTAATGCCTCATAAGCTTGGGCTAAATCTTTCTAATTAGGACCACTGGACAAGAAAAGATTGAAACTCCTTAGTGGCCCATTTTGGATACACCGGTCACTGGTGTAGTCATCACTCATGCCTAGACTGTGAGCAGTGAGAACTGAGAACCTGATGGTAGATAGAAGTATTGAAAGAAACGAAGAATtacagaagaagaagatgacTATACCAGTACCAGTGGGAGAAGAAGTGGGGCCCAAGCTGGTTCGATTTCTTTACTTCATTGGCGCTGGATGTAAGTACATGCACTTCCCTGTGCTTCTATaaaatattttgattttgtGTAATtcgtttttttttctgtttttttttttactaaattcaagaaagaaattttaTGTTTTGCTTTCATTGTTTTGGTTCAGTTGTATGCACTGCAGCTATTAACAAGTGGAGGGATTTGGAAAGGAAGGCTAATATTCAGAAACAGCAAAAAGAGCTGTTGGAAAATCCATCACCAAATTCACATGGAGTACAAAATGCTGTGGAGTAGACTTAGGAATCAAATAATACATGCTCTTCAAGGTTCTTGAGGACCCTTTTATCATAACAATTGGATCTTTGTCATATGTATTGAATTGGAGAAATCTAGGTGATTTTGCTTTATGAATTGGATGATATAATTTTTTGGTGATCGAGTATTATTAGACTATCCCGTAATATAAGGGTGTGATTCTATGGGGATAATTTGTCGAATTATATTCTTGCAGTAGTCACAGAGGTTATCACATAAATAATATGGACACTGAACATCTTTAGTTTCCTTTCCTGTGAGTTGTATTCCTCAATCTAAGATGGTGCTCTGATGATTCAGTCGAAAGAAATGCCCCTTGAATTATAACTCAGGAATATAATTAATCAATAGAATGTCGTGTTGCTGCGTCAGGTCTCCACTCGTTGTGGTATAGTTCTATTTCTTTTCATCGTATTTTCCTTTGCTTCCCTGTTAGTCTGTTGCCTTGCAGTTTTGGAGCTTTGCTCACTTCTGTTGGTTTGTGTAATCCCTTTTAGAAGGAGCATTCTTATCTGTAGGACCAATGAACATTTGACGGACTGTCATTTAAGGTTCTTATCGTAACTAGAAGGATTAGTGGCTACCAGAGGCTAGGGAATCATGATAGCTTCAACTAAAAAGTTGGACAATGAGAGTGCGAATGTAAAGCTATACTGCATTAGGACAGATATAGAATGGGCCAAGAATTTGATCTTTTGACTACTCATTTACTTACTAAATTAAAGGACGTTTAATGTTAAGAATTGAATTGAAGTTTAAGACTGATTGACAATAATGATGGACAAGAAAACTTTCAGACTAGTATAAAATCCTTTTTATTCTCTGTGCAGCAGGAGTGTAGCTTTTTTCTTCATCATTCTTTTAAAGTGTCATACTGTAATTCCTCTGGTTTTACCCTGCAAAGGTGCCGTCTTTGATCAGGGGCTAGAATTATCTTAAGTAGCCACTGTTTGTCCTTCCACTTGTGTCTTGTTGAAAAACTTATTTCCATGATTACCATGAGTGTTGATCACATATTGTAAGGCAGCTGTgctcacctttttttttttttttttaatccacaCGATTAACTGTTGTATATGCATTTATGTTTAGATGTGGATGGTCAATGTTACTCGTCATCGATTCTCTGCATTTCCCTTGGTTGAAACAACCTTGTAAATAAAACTGTTGTCATGGGATGGGAGAATAGTAGACTAGCACAGAGCTTACCTGGTTAACCTATTTGACAGAATTACCTCCTTAAGAAGGTTAAGGAAATAGTTGTAACGTAGATTGTCATGTCAAAATAAGATTGGATCATTTTACTGAATATAGCTATTCATAGAGTAGGGCAGGGCTTTACGTGTAAGAGCAATGGTAGTTGGATTTAAATGGGGTTTCTTTGGACTTGCTAATTCTTAATAGGATTCCCTTTTTCTTGGTCATCGATTATGTACTGATTTTCCTGTGAGTATGGATTCATTTACTGCATTAATGGATAACATGACACAATACTAGAATCTACAAGTATTTTGGGTGTTTAAGTAAACCCAACTCTTTTTTAGGACTCTGGTTAGGCAATTGGAATGGGTTAGGATGCTTATTGCTGCTGAAGGACTTCGAAGTGCATCAAATTGATGTTCTTTTGGCTGAGCTAGGATTTTGCATAGCTGGAATGATCTGTTAAGCTCCTTTTGTATTGATGACAATGGGAAGACAGACATATAACTTTTGTAGGATTTGCTAAAGTTGAGCTGGAATAGCTAGCAAGCGTCAAATATTACAGCAAATCTCAAACCAAACAAGCTTGACTTCATAAAAAGATGTTCAAGATTGCAGAAAAGATAAATGAGCTAAACATGGATTATATCAGTTTTAAAGCAATGCTAAATGACATTTAGCATTCTATCTAAAGTCCTCTAAAAGAGGGTAGGCCATCTATGGACTGTGTAACAATAAATACTGTCTTTGAGCAAGATTTTTCTTTGAAGAACCTTGGTACTTCATCAAACTCCTAATAGAAAGTTAAAGTATGAGTTCGAATTGTAGCAACTTGTTCCAACAAAGACA
Above is a genomic segment from Coffea eugenioides isolate CCC68of chromosome 5, Ceug_1.0, whole genome shotgun sequence containing:
- the LOC113770554 gene encoding alpha-1,3/1,6-mannosyltransferase ALG2, whose protein sequence is MEKSGSSKLNVAIIHPDLGIGGAERLIVDAAVELASHGHKVHVFTSHHDKTRCFEETLSGIFSVTVYGSFLPRHIFYRLHAVCAYIRCIFVAVCMMLFWRSFDVILVDQVSVVIPLLKLKKSTKVVFYCHFPDLLLAQHTTLLRRIYRIPIDLIEEKTTGIADLILVNSKFTASTFARTFKRLNAFGIRPAVLYPAVNLDQFKEPNAIKLNFLSINRFERKKNIELAISAFAMLQNLACDELQGAILDGASLTIAGGYDKRLRENVDYLEELKDLAQREGISDRVDFITSCSTSERNALLSECLCVLYTPKDEHFGIVPLEAMASCKPVIACNSGGPVETIKNGVTGFLCDPSPRDFSLAMAKLIQKPEMAEGMGREARLHIAQSFSTKTFGNHLDQYLVDVARGKKE